A single region of the Pseudomonas granadensis genome encodes:
- a CDS encoding SufE family protein produces the protein MSLPMEASEALQTFQNAAGWEQRARLLMQFGDRLPPMDDADKCEANRVHGCESQVWLVGELRDGHWQFKASSDARMIRGLVTLLLLRVNGLSAADLKQIDLPDWFNQLGLSRQLSPSRSNGLNAVLQRMNDLAR, from the coding sequence ATGAGCCTGCCGATGGAAGCGAGCGAAGCGCTGCAGACGTTTCAGAACGCGGCGGGCTGGGAACAGCGGGCGCGTTTGCTGATGCAGTTTGGTGATCGCTTGCCGCCGATGGATGACGCAGACAAATGCGAGGCCAACCGCGTGCATGGCTGTGAAAGTCAGGTGTGGCTGGTCGGCGAGTTGCGCGACGGTCACTGGCAGTTCAAGGCGAGCAGCGATGCGCGGATGATTCGCGGGTTGGTGACACTGTTGCTGTTGCGGGTCAACGGGTTGTCGGCGGCTGATTTAAAGCAAATCGACTTGCCGGATTGGTTTAATCAGCTCGGCCTGTCGCGCCAGCTATCGCCCTCGCGCAGCAATGGCCTCAATGCCGTGCTCCAGCGGATGAATGACCTGGCTCGATAA
- a CDS encoding aminotransferase class V-fold PLP-dependent enzyme: MMIPSPWRADFPAIAALQRQDQTYLDNAATTQKPLALLDALSHYYANGAANVHRAQHLPGAHATQAFEDSRHKVAQWLNAGDRGQIIFTHGATSALNLLAYGLEHLFQPGDEVVISALEHHANLLPWQQLAQRRQLKLVILPLDADGLIDLAAAVHLIGPRTRLLAVSQLSNVLGAWQPLTALLGMAKAQNALTVVDGAQGVVHGRHDVQALGCDFYVFSSHKLYGPDGLGVLFGRNAALAQLKPWQFGGEMVLEANYHDSRFRPAPLGFEAGTPPIASVIGLGATLDYLAGLDQDAVSAHEAALHDYLLRGLAARNGIRLLGKPQLALASFVVEGVHNADLAHLLTEQGIAVRAGHHCAMPLMKGFELAGAIRVSLALYNDSEDLERFFEALDQALEMLR; encoded by the coding sequence ATGATGATTCCCTCCCCCTGGCGCGCCGACTTTCCGGCCATCGCCGCTCTGCAACGGCAGGACCAGACCTATCTGGACAACGCCGCCACCACGCAAAAACCGCTAGCCCTGCTCGATGCGCTGTCGCATTACTACGCCAACGGCGCAGCCAATGTGCACCGCGCGCAGCACCTGCCGGGCGCGCATGCCACGCAGGCGTTCGAAGACAGTCGGCACAAGGTTGCGCAGTGGCTGAATGCCGGTGACCGCGGGCAAATCATTTTTACCCACGGCGCCACCAGCGCGCTGAATCTTCTGGCTTATGGGCTGGAACACTTATTCCAGCCGGGCGATGAAGTTGTCATCAGCGCCCTCGAGCACCACGCCAATCTGCTGCCGTGGCAGCAATTGGCCCAGCGGCGACAGTTGAAACTGGTGATCCTGCCGCTGGACGCTGACGGTCTGATCGACCTCGCTGCTGCTGTGCACCTGATCGGCCCACGTACGCGTTTGCTCGCGGTGAGTCAGTTGTCCAACGTGCTCGGTGCCTGGCAGCCACTGACCGCGTTGCTCGGCATGGCCAAAGCGCAAAACGCGCTGACGGTGGTCGACGGCGCGCAAGGCGTGGTCCACGGTCGGCATGACGTGCAGGCGCTGGGTTGCGACTTTTATGTGTTTTCCAGCCACAAGCTGTATGGCCCCGATGGTCTCGGCGTGCTGTTCGGGCGCAACGCGGCGCTTGCTCAGCTCAAGCCGTGGCAGTTTGGCGGCGAAATGGTGCTGGAAGCCAACTATCACGACTCGCGCTTCCGCCCGGCGCCGCTGGGTTTCGAGGCAGGCACCCCGCCGATTGCCAGCGTGATCGGCCTCGGCGCGACCCTCGATTATCTGGCCGGTCTGGATCAGGACGCGGTGTCTGCCCATGAGGCGGCGCTGCATGATTATTTGCTGCGCGGTCTCGCCGCGCGCAACGGCATCCGCCTGCTCGGCAAGCCGCAACTGGCGCTGGCCAGTTTCGTCGTCGAGGGGGTGCATAACGCCGATCTGGCGCATCTGCTCACCGAACAGGGCATCGCCGTCCGCGCCGGGCATCACTGCGCGATGCCGCTGATGAAAGGCTTTGAGCTGGCGGGAGCGATTCGCGTATCGCTGGCGCTGTACAACGATTCGGAAGATCTGGAGCGCTTTTTCGAGGCGCTGGATCAAGCGCTGGAGATGTTGCGATGA
- the dapD gene encoding 2,3,4,5-tetrahydropyridine-2,6-dicarboxylate N-succinyltransferase: protein MSHSLFSIAFGIGTQNRQGAWLEVFYAQPLLNPSAELVAAVAPILGYTEGNQAITFTTAQAAQLAEAVKGIDAVQGKLLTRLAESHKPLVATLLAEDAQLTSTPEAYLKLHLLSHRLVKPHGVSLAGIFPLLPNVAWTSQGAIDLSELAEMQLEARLRGELLEVFSVDKFPKMTDYVVPAGVRIADAARLRLGAYVGEGTTVMHEGFINFNAGTEGPGMIEGRVSAGVFVGKGSDLGGGCSTMGTLSGGGNIVIKVGEGCLIGANAGIGIPLGDRNTVESGLYVTAGTKVALLDEHNNLVKVVKARELAGQTDLLFRRNSETGAVECKTHKSAIELNEALHAHN from the coding sequence ATGTCCCATTCTCTGTTCAGCATTGCTTTCGGTATCGGCACCCAGAACCGTCAAGGCGCGTGGCTGGAAGTGTTCTACGCACAGCCACTGCTCAACCCTTCGGCCGAACTGGTCGCTGCCGTTGCGCCGATCCTCGGTTACACCGAAGGCAACCAGGCCATCACCTTCACTACCGCCCAGGCTGCGCAACTGGCTGAAGCGGTAAAAGGCATCGACGCCGTGCAAGGCAAACTGCTGACCCGTCTGGCCGAGAGCCACAAGCCGCTGGTGGCGACCCTGCTGGCTGAAGACGCACAGCTGACCTCGACGCCTGAGGCCTATCTGAAGCTGCACTTGCTGTCGCACCGTCTGGTCAAGCCACACGGCGTTAGCCTGGCCGGCATTTTCCCGTTGCTACCGAACGTAGCCTGGACCAGCCAGGGCGCCATTGACCTGAGCGAACTGGCGGAAATGCAACTCGAAGCCCGCCTGCGCGGCGAGCTGCTGGAAGTCTTCTCGGTGGACAAGTTCCCGAAAATGACCGACTACGTGGTTCCGGCCGGGGTGCGTATCGCTGACGCCGCGCGTCTGCGTCTGGGCGCCTACGTCGGTGAAGGCACCACCGTGATGCACGAAGGCTTCATCAACTTCAACGCCGGCACCGAAGGCCCGGGCATGATCGAAGGCCGCGTGTCCGCTGGCGTCTTCGTCGGCAAGGGTTCGGACCTGGGCGGCGGTTGCTCGACCATGGGCACCCTGTCGGGCGGCGGCAACATCGTGATCAAGGTCGGCGAAGGCTGCCTGATCGGCGCCAACGCCGGTATCGGCATTCCGCTGGGCGACCGCAACACCGTTGAATCGGGTTTGTACGTGACAGCCGGCACCAAGGTCGCGCTGCTGGACGAGCACAACAACCTGGTTAAAGTGGTGAAGGCACGTGAGCTGGCAGGCCAGACCGACCTGCTGTTCCGTCGCAACTCGGAAACCGGTGCCGTGGAGTGCAAAACCCACAAATCGGCGATCGAATTGAACGAAGCGCTGCACGCTCACAACTAA
- a CDS encoding arsenate reductase has protein sequence MKKARTWLDEHAVSYDFHDYKTAGIDREHLTQWCDEHGWQTVLNRAGTTFRKLDDERKADLDQSKAIELMLAQPSMIKRPVLDLGDRTLIGFKPDIYAAALK, from the coding sequence ATGAAAAAGGCGCGCACCTGGCTCGATGAACACGCTGTCAGCTACGATTTCCACGATTACAAGACCGCCGGTATCGACCGTGAACACCTGACCCAATGGTGTGACGAACACGGCTGGCAGACTGTGCTGAACCGCGCAGGCACGACCTTTCGCAAACTCGACGACGAACGCAAAGCCGATCTCGACCAGTCGAAAGCCATCGAACTGATGCTCGCGCAACCCTCGATGATCAAGCGCCCGGTGCTCGATCTCGGTGACCGAACCCTGATTGGCTTCAAGCCAGATATCTACGCGGCCGCTCTGAAGTAA
- a CDS encoding Na+/H+ antiporter, protein MQTAYTVLILLMLVGVSRLIGRIVPLPLPLVQIAAGALLAWPTLGLHVALDPELFLFLFLPPLLFSDGWRMPKRAFWQLRGPILTLAVGLVLFTVVGAGYFIHWLLPTIPLPVAFALAAVLSPTDAVAVSAIAQNRLPTPLMHVLQGEALMNDASGLVTFKFALAAAITGVFSLTNAGLSFVVVALGGLAVGVALSWLVGRLRAWMIARGWDDPATHVVFMLLLPFAAYVLAERLGVSGILSAVAAGMMQSWLDLLPRQTSTRLLNRSVWSLLEFAFNGLIFLLLGLQLPDIIKAVVSHEPTLWPTLFYRCLDVLAIFLALVLLRFVWVQSIWRLSVLLRRLRGKGELTQVPTARSCWLLTVGGVRGAVTLAGVMSVPMLIGAQAFPERDLLIFIAAGVILLSLVSACIALPWLLRGIEKSPDDKRRQEVRDAWRKTAEAAIHALETEEAVPQDAAQAALAAELKARIMSEYRHQLDVFNDSAEAQALAFQMDLLERRLRLKALRAQRLELYSLSRHHQIGDDVLREVLGELDMSEANLGQVK, encoded by the coding sequence ATGCAAACTGCTTACACTGTCCTGATCCTGCTCATGCTGGTCGGCGTCTCGCGTCTGATCGGCCGGATCGTTCCGCTGCCACTGCCGCTGGTGCAAATCGCCGCCGGCGCCTTGCTTGCCTGGCCGACCCTCGGCCTGCATGTGGCGCTCGATCCTGAGTTGTTCCTGTTTCTGTTCCTGCCACCGTTACTGTTTTCCGATGGCTGGCGCATGCCCAAGCGCGCGTTCTGGCAGTTGCGCGGGCCGATCCTGACCCTGGCGGTGGGTTTGGTGCTGTTTACCGTAGTCGGCGCCGGGTATTTCATTCACTGGTTATTGCCGACAATTCCACTGCCGGTGGCGTTTGCCCTGGCCGCGGTGTTGTCACCGACCGACGCCGTGGCTGTTTCGGCTATCGCGCAGAATCGTTTGCCGACTCCGTTGATGCATGTCTTGCAGGGCGAGGCGTTGATGAACGATGCCTCGGGTCTGGTGACGTTCAAGTTCGCCCTTGCGGCTGCCATCACCGGGGTGTTCTCACTGACCAACGCTGGCCTGAGTTTCGTTGTCGTGGCCCTCGGCGGACTGGCCGTCGGCGTGGCCTTGAGCTGGCTGGTCGGACGTTTGCGCGCATGGATGATCGCCCGCGGCTGGGACGATCCGGCCACGCATGTGGTGTTCATGTTGCTGCTGCCGTTCGCCGCGTATGTGCTGGCCGAACGTCTCGGCGTGTCGGGCATTCTCTCTGCAGTGGCGGCGGGGATGATGCAGAGCTGGCTCGATCTGCTGCCACGGCAGACCAGCACCCGACTGCTCAATCGCAGTGTCTGGTCATTGCTGGAGTTTGCCTTCAACGGTTTGATTTTCCTGCTGCTCGGCCTGCAATTGCCGGACATCATCAAGGCCGTGGTCAGCCACGAACCGACCTTGTGGCCAACGCTTTTTTATCGTTGCCTCGACGTGCTGGCGATCTTCCTCGCGCTGGTGTTGCTGCGCTTTGTCTGGGTGCAGAGCATCTGGCGCTTGTCGGTACTGCTGCGCCGTTTGCGCGGCAAGGGCGAGTTGACTCAAGTGCCGACCGCGCGTTCCTGCTGGTTGCTGACGGTCGGCGGCGTGCGCGGGGCGGTGACGCTGGCGGGCGTGATGTCGGTGCCGATGTTGATCGGCGCGCAGGCGTTTCCCGAGCGTGATCTGCTGATCTTCATCGCTGCCGGGGTAATCCTGCTGTCGCTGGTCTCGGCGTGCATCGCCTTGCCGTGGCTGTTGCGCGGTATCGAAAAGAGTCCCGACGACAAGCGTCGTCAGGAAGTACGCGACGCCTGGCGCAAAACCGCCGAGGCGGCGATTCATGCGCTTGAGACCGAAGAGGCCGTCCCGCAGGACGCCGCGCAAGCGGCACTGGCGGCCGAACTGAAGGCGCGGATCATGTCCGAATATCGCCATCAGCTCGACGTGTTCAATGATTCTGCGGAAGCTCAGGCGTTGGCCTTCCAGATGGATCTGCTCGAACGTCGCTTGCGTTTGAAGGCGCTGCGGGCGCAGCGTCTGGAGTTGTACAGCCTGAGCCGTCATCACCAGATCGGCGATGACGTCCTCAGAGAAGTGCTTGGCGAACTGGACATGAGCGAGGCCAATCTGGGGCAGGTGAAGTAG
- the dapC gene encoding succinyldiaminopimelate transaminase, which produces MNNALNQLQPYPFEKLRALLGTVTPNPDKRPIALSIGEPKHRSPSFVAEALANSLDQMAVYPTTLGIPALREAIAGWCERRFGVPNGWIDPARNVLPVNGTREALFAFTQTVVNRGDDALVVSPNPFYQIYEGAAFLAGAKPHYLPCLDENGFNPDFDAVSPDIWKRCQILFLCSPGNPTGALIPVETLKKLIALADQYDFVIAADECYSELYFDEQTPPPGLLTACVELGRQDFKRCVVFHSLSKRSNLPGLRSGFVAGDADILKGFLLYRTYHGCAMPVQTQLASVAAWNDEVHVRANRALYREKFDAVLAILSPVMDVQRPDGSFYLWPNVQGDDAAFCRDLFEQEHVTVVPGSYLSRDVDGVNPGAGRVRMALVAPLAECVEAAERIRAFVTRHK; this is translated from the coding sequence ATGAACAACGCCCTGAACCAGCTCCAGCCGTACCCGTTCGAAAAGCTGCGCGCCCTGCTCGGCACCGTGACGCCGAACCCGGACAAGCGCCCGATCGCCCTGTCGATCGGCGAGCCGAAACACCGTTCGCCGAGTTTTGTCGCCGAGGCACTGGCGAACAGTCTCGACCAGATGGCGGTGTACCCGACCACTCTCGGCATTCCGGCCCTGCGTGAAGCCATTGCCGGCTGGTGCGAGCGGCGTTTCGGCGTGCCGAACGGCTGGATCGACCCGGCGCGCAACGTGCTGCCGGTCAACGGCACCCGCGAAGCGCTGTTCGCCTTCACCCAGACCGTGGTCAATCGTGGTGACGATGCGCTAGTGGTCAGCCCTAACCCGTTCTATCAGATCTACGAAGGCGCGGCATTTCTTGCCGGAGCCAAGCCGCACTACCTGCCGTGCCTCGACGAGAACGGCTTCAACCCGGACTTCGATGCCGTTTCCCCGGACATCTGGAAGCGCTGCCAGATTTTGTTCCTGTGCTCGCCGGGCAACCCGACCGGCGCGTTGATTCCGGTCGAAACCCTGAAAAAGCTGATCGCGTTGGCCGACCAGTACGATTTCGTAATCGCCGCTGACGAGTGCTACAGCGAACTGTATTTCGACGAACAAACCCCGCCGCCGGGGCTGCTCACTGCTTGCGTTGAACTGGGTCGCCAGGACTTCAAGCGCTGCGTGGTGTTCCACAGCCTGTCCAAGCGTTCCAACCTGCCGGGCCTGCGTTCCGGCTTTGTGGCCGGTGACGCCGATATCCTCAAAGGCTTCCTGCTGTATCGCACCTACCACGGCTGCGCAATGCCGGTGCAAACCCAGCTGGCCAGCGTGGCCGCGTGGAACGATGAAGTTCACGTACGCGCCAACCGTGCGCTGTACCGCGAAAAGTTCGATGCCGTGCTGGCAATCCTCAGCCCGGTGATGGACGTGCAGCGCCCGGATGGCAGCTTCTACCTGTGGCCGAACGTGCAAGGCGACGACGCCGCATTCTGCCGCGACCTGTTCGAGCAGGAGCATGTGACCGTGGTACCGGGTTCCTACCTGTCCCGCGATGTGGACGGCGTCAATCCGGGCGCCGGTCGGGTACGCATGGCGCTGGTTGCGCCGTTGGCCGAATGTGTCGAAGCGGCGGAGCGTATTCGCGCGTTCGTCACCCGCCACAAATAA
- a CDS encoding [protein-PII] uridylyltransferase, giving the protein MPQVDPELFDRGQFQAELALKASPVAAFKKAIRQAREVLDTRFRNGRDIRRLIEDRAWFVDNILQKAWEQFDWSEDADIALVAVGGYGRGELHPYSDIDLLILLDSADHEVFRDSIERFLTLLWDIGLEVGQSVRSVDECAEEARADLTVVTNLMESRTICGPERLRQRMLDVTSTAHMWPAKEFFLAKRAEQKARHHKYNDTEYNLEPNVKGSPGGLRDIQTILWVARRQYGTLNLRALAGEGFLVESENALLASSQEFLWKVRYALHMLAGRSEDRLLFDHQRTIAGLLGFEGDDAKQAVENFMQQYFRTVMSIAQLSDLIIQHFEEVILAPEDEAPPQPINSRFQLHDGYIEARNDNVFRRTPFAMLEIFVLMAQQPEIKGVRADTIRLLRENRHLIDDNFRNDIRNTSLFIELFKCKIGIHRNLRRMNRYGILGRYLPEFGFIVGQMQHDLFHIYTVDAHTLNLIKHLRKLQYTQVSEKFPLAAKLMAKLPKPELIYMAGLYHDIGKGRHGDHSEIGAVDAEAFCQRHQLPMWDSRLIVWLVQNHLVMSTTAQRKDLSDPQVIHDFALAVGDETRLDYLYVLTVADINATNPTLWNSWRASLLRQLYTETKRALRRGLENPVDREEQIRQTQSAALDILVRGGTDPDDVEQLWAQLGDDYFLRHTAGDVAWHSDAILQQPVDGGPLVLIKETTQREFEGGTQIFIYAPDQHDFFAVTVAAMDQLNLNIHDARVITSSSQFTLDTYIVLDNEGESIGDNPTRVKQIREGLTEALRDPDDYPTIIQRRVPRQLKHFAFAPQVTIHNDAQRQLTVLELTAPDRPGLLARIGGIFLEFDLSLQNAKIATLGERVEDVFFITDAHNQPLSDPLLCSRLQDAIVEQLSVNQEPDIKLSRISI; this is encoded by the coding sequence ATGCCGCAGGTGGATCCCGAACTCTTCGACCGCGGCCAGTTCCAGGCTGAACTGGCCCTCAAAGCGAGTCCTGTCGCGGCGTTCAAGAAGGCGATCCGCCAGGCCCGCGAGGTCCTCGACACGCGTTTTCGTAACGGTCGCGACATTCGCCGCCTGATCGAAGACCGTGCCTGGTTCGTCGATAACATCCTGCAAAAGGCCTGGGAGCAATTTGACTGGAGCGAAGACGCCGACATCGCGCTGGTCGCGGTCGGCGGCTACGGTCGCGGTGAACTGCATCCGTACTCCGACATCGATTTGCTGATCTTGCTGGACAGCGCCGACCACGAAGTTTTCCGTGATTCCATCGAGCGCTTTCTCACCTTGCTGTGGGACATCGGTCTGGAAGTCGGGCAGAGCGTGCGCTCGGTCGATGAATGCGCCGAAGAGGCCCGCGCCGACCTGACCGTGGTCACCAATCTGATGGAGAGTCGCACGATCTGCGGCCCCGAGCGTCTGCGCCAGCGCATGCTCGACGTCACCAGCACCGCCCACATGTGGCCGGCCAAGGAGTTTTTCCTGGCCAAGCGCGCCGAACAAAAGGCCCGCCACCACAAGTACAACGACACCGAATACAACCTCGAACCCAACGTCAAAGGCTCGCCCGGCGGCCTGCGCGATATCCAGACGATTCTCTGGGTAGCCCGGCGTCAGTACGGTACCCTGAATCTGCGCGCCCTCGCCGGCGAGGGTTTTCTGGTCGAAAGCGAAAACGCCCTGCTCGCCTCCTCCCAGGAATTCCTGTGGAAAGTGCGCTACGCCCTGCACATGCTCGCCGGCCGCTCCGAAGACCGTTTGCTGTTCGATCATCAGCGGACCATCGCCGGCCTGCTCGGATTTGAAGGCGACGACGCCAAGCAGGCGGTCGAGAACTTCATGCAGCAGTATTTCCGCACGGTCATGAGCATCGCCCAGCTCAGCGATTTGATCATCCAGCACTTCGAAGAAGTCATCCTCGCCCCGGAAGACGAAGCGCCGCCGCAGCCGATCAACTCGCGCTTCCAGCTGCACGACGGCTATATCGAGGCGCGCAACGACAACGTGTTCCGCCGCACGCCGTTTGCCATGCTCGAGATATTCGTGCTGATGGCCCAGCAGCCGGAGATCAAGGGCGTGCGCGCCGACACCATTCGTCTGCTGCGCGAAAACCGCCACCTGATCGACGACAACTTCCGCAACGATATTCGCAACACCAGTCTGTTCATTGAATTGTTCAAGTGCAAGATCGGCATCCACCGCAACCTGCGCCGAATGAACCGTTACGGCATTCTTGGCCGCTATCTGCCGGAGTTCGGCTTTATCGTCGGGCAGATGCAGCACGACCTGTTTCACATCTATACGGTCGATGCGCACACGCTGAATCTGATCAAGCACCTGCGTAAATTGCAGTACACCCAGGTGTCGGAGAAATTCCCGCTGGCCGCCAAGTTGATGGCCAAGCTGCCCAAGCCTGAACTGATCTATATGGCGGGCCTGTACCACGACATCGGCAAGGGCCGGCATGGCGACCACTCGGAAATCGGCGCGGTCGATGCCGAAGCATTCTGCCAGCGTCACCAATTGCCAATGTGGGACAGCCGCCTGATCGTCTGGCTGGTGCAAAACCACCTGGTGATGTCGACCACCGCCCAGCGCAAGGATCTGTCCGATCCACAGGTGATCCACGACTTTGCCTTGGCGGTCGGCGATGAAACCCGTCTCGACTATCTCTACGTGCTGACGGTGGCGGATATCAACGCGACCAATCCAACGCTATGGAATTCATGGCGCGCCAGCCTGCTGCGCCAGCTCTACACCGAGACCAAACGCGCCCTGCGCCGTGGCCTGGAAAATCCGGTGGATCGCGAAGAACAGATCCGCCAGACGCAAAGCGCCGCGCTGGATATTCTCGTGCGAGGTGGCACCGACCCGGACGATGTCGAGCAATTGTGGGCGCAACTGGGCGATGACTATTTCCTGCGTCACACCGCTGGCGACGTGGCCTGGCACAGCGATGCGATCCTGCAGCAGCCGGTGGACGGCGGGCCGCTGGTGCTGATCAAGGAGACCACCCAGCGCGAGTTCGAAGGTGGTACGCAGATCTTCATTTATGCGCCCGACCAGCATGACTTCTTCGCGGTGACCGTGGCGGCGATGGACCAGTTGAACCTGAACATTCACGACGCCCGCGTCATTACGTCCAGCAGCCAGTTCACCCTCGACACCTACATCGTGCTCGACAACGAAGGTGAGTCGATCGGCGACAACCCTACGCGGGTCAAGCAGATTCGCGAAGGCTTGACCGAAGCCCTGCGTGACCCGGACGACTACCCGACGATCATCCAGCGTCGCGTGCCGCGCCAGCTCAAGCATTTCGCCTTTGCGCCGCAGGTGACGATTCACAACGATGCGCAGCGCCAGTTGACGGTGCTGGAACTGACCGCGCCCGATCGTCCGGGACTGCTGGCGCGGATCGGCGGGATTTTCCTCGAGTTCGACCTGTCGCTGCAGAACGCCAAGATTGCGACCTTGGGCGAGCGCGTGGAAGACGTGTTCTTCATCACCGACGCGCACAATCAACCGCTGTCCGATCCCTTGCTGTGCAGCCGCCTGCAGGATGCGATCGTCGAGCAGTTGAGCGTCAACCAGGAACCGGATATCAAGCTGTCCCGAATCAGTATCTGA
- the map gene encoding type I methionyl aminopeptidase yields the protein MTVNLKTPEDIAGMRVAGKLAADVLEMIAEHVKPGVTTDQLNQICHDYIVDVQQAIPAPLNYKGYPKSICTSINHVVCHGIPNDKPLKNGDTLNIDVTVIKDGYHGDTSRMFHVGEVPVWAERLSQITQECMYKAIEIVKPGCRLGDIGEVIQKHAEKNGFSVVREFCGHGIGKVFHEEPQILHYGRAGTGMELKAGMTFTIEPMINQGKADTKVLGDGWTAITKDRKLSAQWEHTLLVTDTGYEIFTLRSDDTIPRISA from the coding sequence ATGACCGTCAACCTCAAAACCCCCGAGGACATCGCTGGCATGCGCGTCGCCGGCAAACTGGCCGCCGATGTGCTGGAAATGATTGCCGAACATGTCAAACCGGGCGTGACCACCGATCAGTTGAACCAGATCTGCCACGACTACATCGTCGACGTGCAGCAAGCGATCCCCGCCCCGCTCAATTACAAGGGCTATCCGAAGTCGATCTGCACCTCGATCAATCATGTGGTGTGCCACGGCATCCCGAACGACAAGCCGCTGAAAAACGGCGACACCCTGAACATCGACGTCACCGTGATCAAGGACGGTTACCACGGCGACACCAGCCGCATGTTCCACGTCGGCGAAGTGCCGGTGTGGGCCGAGCGCCTGTCGCAGATCACCCAGGAATGCATGTACAAGGCGATCGAGATCGTCAAGCCAGGCTGCCGCCTTGGCGACATCGGCGAAGTGATCCAGAAGCACGCCGAAAAGAACGGCTTCTCGGTGGTTCGCGAATTCTGCGGTCACGGTATCGGCAAGGTGTTCCACGAAGAACCACAGATCCTGCACTACGGTCGCGCTGGCACCGGCATGGAACTGAAGGCCGGCATGACCTTCACCATCGAGCCGATGATCAACCAGGGCAAGGCCGACACCAAAGTATTGGGCGACGGCTGGACCGCAATCACCAAAGACCGCAAGCTCTCGGCACAGTGGGAACACACGCTGTTGGTGACCGACACCGGCTATGAGATCTTCACGTTGCGCAGCGATGACACCATCCCGCGCATCTCGGCCTGA
- the rpsB gene encoding 30S ribosomal protein S2, translating into MSQVNMRDMLKAGVHFGHQTRYWNPKMGKYIFGARNKIHIINLEKTLPMFNEALTFVERLAQGKNKILFVGTKRSAGKIVAEEAARCGSPYVDHRWLGGMLTNFKTIRASIKRLRDLEVQAEDGTFAKLTKKEALMRSRDLEKLDRSLGGIKDMGGLPDALFVIDVDHERIAITEANKLGIPVIGVVDTNSSPEGVDYIIPGNDDAIRAIQLYMGSMADAVIRGRNNVAGGTVEFAAEETQAAAE; encoded by the coding sequence ATGTCCCAAGTCAACATGCGCGATATGCTGAAGGCCGGTGTGCACTTCGGTCACCAAACCCGTTACTGGAATCCGAAAATGGGCAAGTACATTTTCGGCGCGCGCAACAAGATTCATATCATCAACCTTGAAAAAACCCTGCCAATGTTCAACGAAGCTCTGACTTTCGTAGAGCGCCTGGCCCAGGGCAAAAACAAGATTCTGTTCGTCGGCACCAAGCGTTCCGCTGGCAAGATCGTTGCTGAAGAAGCAGCACGTTGCGGTTCGCCGTACGTCGATCACCGCTGGTTGGGCGGCATGCTGACCAACTTCAAGACCATCCGTGCTTCCATCAAGCGTCTGCGTGACCTTGAAGTTCAAGCCGAAGACGGTACCTTCGCCAAGCTGACCAAGAAAGAAGCGCTGATGCGCTCCCGTGACCTGGAAAAGCTGGATCGTTCGCTGGGCGGCATCAAGGACATGGGCGGTCTGCCAGACGCACTGTTCGTGATCGACGTTGACCACGAGCGCATCGCGATCACCGAAGCCAACAAGCTGGGCATCCCGGTCATCGGCGTTGTCGATACCAACAGCAGCCCGGAAGGCGTTGACTACATCATCCCAGGCAACGATGACGCAATCCGCGCTATCCAGCTGTACATGGGTTCGATGGCTGACGCAGTGATCCGCGGTCGCAACAACGTTGCTGGCGGTACTGTAGAATTCGCAGCTGAAGAAACTCAGGCTGCAGCTGAGTAA